The following are from one region of the Cloacibacterium sp. TD35 genome:
- the panD gene encoding aspartate 1-decarboxylase, which translates to MLIEVFKSKIHRVTVTASDLNYIGSITVDEDLIDAAGLVVGERVYIVNVNNGERFDTYVIKGKRKSGEICLNGPAARKVQKGDVIIIISYAQMSVEEAQNFQPKIIFPDEKTNLLT; encoded by the coding sequence ATGTTAATAGAAGTTTTTAAATCAAAAATTCATCGTGTTACGGTTACTGCTTCTGACCTTAATTACATCGGGAGTATTACAGTAGATGAAGACCTTATTGATGCCGCCGGTTTAGTGGTAGGAGAGAGAGTTTACATCGTAAATGTAAATAATGGCGAACGTTTTGATACTTATGTTATAAAAGGTAAAAGAAAATCTGGTGAAATTTGTCTCAACGGACCTGCCGCTAGAAAAGTACAAAAAGGAGATGTAATCATCATTATTTCTTACGCACAGATGTCTGTAGAGGAAGCACAAAACTTCCAGCCTAAAATTATTTTCCCAGACGAAAAAACCAATCTTCTTACTTAA
- a CDS encoding OstA-like protein — protein MKKILFAIFIFIHTLGFSQIDKLNSKEPLVKEPYFKKETNVAVQPGQKVRFIHSDLFERKPDMYGGNPFFTGNVQFEHQGAMLTADRVIFYEKENFAKAIGNVLLVTSDGNRITSNEMEYDGNTQRGISRGKVVLTDAKQTISTDVLYYDRVKNTAYFNSGGTINDGRNTMWTQSATYFIDSKTNEFTNNYTIDNAQYRVEGKNIKHYQNTNIAEFFGPTTIINKEKPSNYVYTENGKYLMNEKQVYLNKNSRIYYNGKILKGDKMFFNQLTGFGKAEGNVRLDDPKENRYIIGGYGEIYEKIDSAMITQKPYAVKIMNQDTAYIATERFLSYQKLDSTNKKKSFLRGYKKVRLFMTKAQGRADSLSFNETDGILHLNVKPLFWSGEKQISGDKIEAYFNTTEQNIDSLKVIGNSFAISKADSLTLKDEFNQVKGNLMTVFYQNNEIKIAKVTGNAQAITYADSEDAQTKQLDRIGIALSTCGQIEALFEERKIQIISCNISANSDIYPMSMIAPDKRKFTDFNWNTKDRPRKWEDIFLDTPNYEEVKYETDDALFQKAEELRKKEEAKKKPKTIKRDRKL, from the coding sequence ATGAAAAAAATCCTTTTCGCAATCTTCATTTTTATTCACACTTTAGGTTTTTCGCAGATTGATAAACTCAATTCCAAAGAACCTTTAGTAAAAGAACCTTATTTCAAAAAAGAAACCAATGTAGCGGTTCAGCCCGGTCAAAAAGTACGTTTCATTCACTCAGATTTATTCGAAAGAAAACCAGACATGTACGGAGGAAATCCTTTCTTCACAGGAAATGTACAATTCGAGCATCAAGGTGCAATGTTGACGGCAGACCGAGTGATTTTCTACGAAAAAGAAAATTTCGCTAAAGCCATTGGAAACGTTTTGCTTGTTACTTCAGACGGAAACAGGATTACCTCAAACGAAATGGAGTATGATGGAAATACCCAACGAGGAATTTCCCGTGGAAAAGTTGTTCTCACTGATGCGAAACAAACCATTTCTACAGATGTTTTGTATTATGATAGAGTAAAAAATACAGCTTATTTCAATTCTGGCGGAACCATTAATGATGGCAGAAATACCATGTGGACTCAGTCTGCTACTTATTTCATTGATTCTAAAACCAATGAATTTACCAATAATTACACTATTGATAATGCCCAGTATAGAGTAGAAGGAAAAAATATCAAACATTATCAAAACACCAATATTGCAGAATTTTTCGGACCTACAACCATTATCAATAAAGAGAAACCTTCTAATTACGTTTACACGGAAAACGGTAAGTACCTCATGAACGAAAAACAGGTTTATCTCAACAAAAATTCTAGAATTTATTACAATGGTAAAATTCTGAAAGGAGATAAAATGTTTTTTAATCAACTCACAGGTTTTGGAAAGGCAGAAGGAAATGTAAGATTAGATGACCCGAAAGAAAATCGTTACATCATCGGTGGTTACGGAGAGATCTATGAAAAAATAGATTCGGCGATGATTACCCAAAAACCTTATGCGGTAAAAATTATGAATCAAGATACAGCTTACATCGCTACAGAAAGATTTTTAAGTTACCAAAAATTAGATTCTACCAATAAGAAAAAAAGTTTCCTTCGTGGATATAAAAAAGTAAGATTGTTCATGACCAAAGCCCAAGGTAGAGCAGATTCTTTGAGTTTTAATGAAACTGATGGGATTCTTCATCTAAACGTGAAACCTCTTTTCTGGAGTGGAGAAAAACAAATTTCTGGAGATAAAATAGAAGCATATTTCAACACAACGGAACAAAATATAGACTCTCTAAAAGTCATCGGAAATTCCTTTGCAATTTCTAAAGCAGATTCTCTTACATTGAAAGATGAGTTTAACCAAGTGAAAGGGAATTTAATGACTGTTTTTTATCAAAACAACGAAATTAAAATTGCCAAAGTAACAGGAAACGCTCAAGCCATTACCTATGCAGATTCTGAAGATGCACAGACGAAACAGTTAGACAGAATTGGCATTGCGCTTTCTACTTGCGGACAAATTGAAGCACTTTTTGAAGAAAGAAAAATTCAGATTATTTCATGTAATATTAGTGCTAATTCTGATATTTATCCTATGAGTATGATTGCTCCAGACAAAAGAAAATTCACCGATTTTAATTGGAATACCAAAGACCGACCACGAAAATGGGAAGATATTTTCCTTGATACACCTAATTACGAAGAAGTGAAATACGAAACAGATGATGCGCTGTTCCAAAAAGCGGAAGAACTTCGTAAAAAGGAAGAAGCCAAGAAAAAACCAAAAACTATCAAAAGAGATCGAAAACTATAA
- a CDS encoding aminotransferase class IV yields the protein MYLNGQKTQEIVLQNNAFLNGDAVKVYFFVKNHQLIMAEECYFFLMASMRKMRMNIPLSFTLEFFTETFNKAISENDFAKGVIAFMAFRNREDVLSSKTPVQFYYELDNGVNVLSIHKNIEIDLLKEISVNTNILSNIRTHSPENIYAEIYAVENDLDDVILLNPDKRVARTISGNLLLLEENTIKIPKQSEGAYISPLMENFVTFLHKNDFVMIEEAELSAFETQKAEEILVISEEKGIFSVSKIRNKEIGNERFSAMVESWGNSFA from the coding sequence ATTTATTTAAACGGACAAAAAACACAGGAAATAGTACTTCAGAATAATGCATTTTTAAATGGAGATGCTGTAAAGGTTTATTTTTTTGTAAAGAATCATCAGTTAATCATGGCAGAAGAATGCTACTTTTTTTTGATGGCTTCTATGCGAAAAATGAGAATGAATATTCCGCTTTCTTTTACTCTTGAATTTTTCACAGAAACCTTTAATAAAGCTATTTCTGAGAATGATTTCGCTAAAGGTGTTATTGCTTTTATGGCTTTTAGAAATAGAGAAGATGTACTTTCTTCTAAAACCCCTGTGCAATTTTATTATGAGTTGGATAATGGTGTAAATGTACTGTCTATCCATAAAAATATTGAAATAGATTTGCTTAAAGAAATTTCAGTAAATACGAATATTTTGAGTAACATCAGAACGCATTCACCAGAAAATATTTATGCCGAAATCTACGCTGTAGAAAATGATTTAGATGATGTAATATTGCTAAATCCAGATAAAAGAGTAGCGAGAACTATCTCTGGAAATCTCTTGTTGCTTGAAGAAAATACGATTAAAATTCCTAAACAATCAGAAGGTGCTTATATTTCGCCATTAATGGAAAATTTTGTAACATTTCTTCATAAAAATGATTTTGTGATGATAGAAGAAGCAGAATTAAGTGCTTTCGAAACACAAAAAGCAGAAGAAATTCTGGTTATTTCTGAAGAGAAAGGAATTTTTTCGGTTTCTAAAATTAGAAATAAAGAAATTGGCAACGAAAGATTTTCTGCAATGGTAGAATCTTGGGGAAATAGTTTCGCTTAA
- a CDS encoding lysylphosphatidylglycerol synthase transmembrane domain-containing protein — MWFALKGLDFTNIKTSLAKANYFWVFAAMIFGLLAYWFRAIRWNLLLEPMGYQISNSNSLWTISFGYLMNLTIPRSGELARSTALYGVEKVPVDKSFGTIILERVVDLFCMLGFLVLTVVFKEDAIITFYQKSGIKINPTYIIGGIAVLVVGTFIFFKFKDKFTHLPLIGKVIEFVEGVFHGLTTIFKLKQKGKFIILSIAIWVAYYLAAYLVCFALPETSDFTFADGFFLIVVGTLGMMVPASGGIGAFHLAMKLGISALFLSMGKDAKVGSEVGLSYAFISHTMQLVIMLVMGLISIPMLAKARNEAIKSKEISQ, encoded by the coding sequence ATGTGGTTTGCATTAAAAGGACTAGATTTTACAAATATTAAAACCTCTTTAGCCAAAGCCAATTATTTTTGGGTTTTTGCTGCTATGATTTTTGGGTTATTAGCCTATTGGTTTAGAGCTATTCGTTGGAATTTACTTTTAGAACCTATGGGTTACCAGATTTCTAATTCTAATTCATTGTGGACGATTTCTTTCGGGTATCTCATGAATCTTACTATTCCTAGAAGTGGTGAATTAGCACGTTCTACTGCCTTATATGGTGTAGAAAAAGTACCGGTAGATAAATCTTTCGGAACCATCATTTTAGAAAGGGTAGTCGATTTATTTTGCATGTTAGGTTTTTTGGTTCTCACAGTAGTTTTTAAAGAAGATGCTATTATTACTTTTTACCAAAAATCAGGGATTAAAATAAATCCCACTTATATTATAGGTGGAATTGCAGTATTGGTAGTAGGAACTTTTATTTTCTTTAAATTCAAAGACAAATTTACACATCTTCCTCTCATTGGAAAAGTGATAGAATTTGTAGAAGGAGTTTTCCATGGGTTAACTACTATTTTTAAACTCAAGCAAAAAGGAAAATTTATTATATTATCTATCGCGATTTGGGTTGCTTATTATTTGGCGGCATATTTAGTTTGTTTCGCATTGCCAGAGACTTCAGATTTTACATTTGCAGACGGATTTTTCTTAATTGTAGTAGGAACATTAGGAATGATGGTTCCAGCTTCTGGCGGGATTGGAGCGTTTCACTTAGCGATGAAGCTTGGGATATCAGCTCTATTTCTTTCTATGGGAAAAGATGCTAAAGTAGGAAGTGAAGTAGGATTAAGCTATGCTTTTATATCTCATACCATGCAATTGGTAATTATGCTAGTGATGGGGCTAATTTCTATCCCTATGTTAGCAAAAGCTAGAAATGAAGCGATAAAATCAAAAGAAATATCACAATAA
- the pdxH gene encoding pyridoxamine 5'-phosphate oxidase → MENLHDKRKVYDKSQLLESEIKENPIEMFRDWFLDAEESPSVSEANAMAISTVEDDGCPRTRMVLLKAYTWEGFIFYTNYDSKKGKALQKNNKACLHFFWPGLERQIVIKADLEKVAENLSDGYFSSRPRGSQLGAAVSPQSSVIPNREYLEDKLAALEKEYEGKEIPRPKNWGGFIAKPYQIEFWQGRPNRLHDRIIYELDENYDWKISRLAP, encoded by the coding sequence ATGGAAAATCTTCATGATAAGAGAAAAGTATACGATAAGTCACAATTATTAGAAAGCGAAATTAAGGAAAATCCAATCGAAATGTTTAGAGATTGGTTTCTAGATGCAGAAGAGAGTCCTTCTGTCTCTGAAGCTAATGCGATGGCGATTTCCACAGTAGAAGATGATGGTTGTCCCAGAACCAGAATGGTTTTGCTAAAGGCTTATACATGGGAGGGTTTTATTTTTTACACCAATTATGATAGCAAAAAAGGGAAGGCTCTTCAAAAAAATAATAAGGCTTGCCTTCACTTTTTTTGGCCAGGTTTAGAAAGACAGATTGTAATAAAAGCGGATTTAGAAAAAGTGGCTGAGAATTTAAGTGATGGCTACTTCAGCTCAAGGCCAAGAGGGAGTCAATTAGGCGCAGCGGTTTCTCCGCAGAGTTCTGTAATTCCCAACCGAGAATATTTAGAGGATAAATTAGCAGCATTAGAAAAAGAATACGAAGGAAAAGAAATTCCAAGGCCTAAAAACTGGGGTGGATTCATCGCAAAGCCTTATCAGATAGAATTTTGGCAAGGAAGACCAAACCGTTTACATGACAGGATTATCTATGAACTTGATGAAAATTACGACTGGAAAATTTCTAGATTAGCTCCATAA
- a CDS encoding Fur family transcriptional regulator has translation MEATQKEKNIGVIKDVLKQYLQDKAYRNTPERYAILEEIYNMDHHFNVDDLYLIMINKKYHVSKATIYNTIEIFLDAGLIRKHQFGEKTLSSSSYEKSYFDKQHDHLVIYKDGSDKEIEEIIEFCDPRIQGIKQSIEEAFGVKIDNHSLYFYGHKKK, from the coding sequence ATGGAAGCTACTCAAAAAGAAAAAAATATAGGCGTAATAAAAGATGTTCTTAAGCAATATTTACAAGATAAAGCCTACAGAAACACTCCAGAAAGATATGCTATCTTAGAAGAGATTTATAATATGGATCATCACTTTAATGTAGATGATTTATATCTCATCATGATTAATAAAAAATATCATGTTTCTAAAGCAACCATCTATAATACTATAGAAATTTTTCTAGATGCAGGCTTGATTCGTAAACACCAGTTCGGCGAAAAGACACTTTCTTCATCTTCATACGAAAAGTCTTATTTTGATAAACAACATGACCATTTAGTGATTTACAAAGATGGTTCAGACAAAGAAATTGAAGAAATTATAGAATTTTGCGACCCTAGAATTCAGGGCATCAAACAATCCATCGAAGAAGCGTTTGGCGTGAAAATTGACAATCATTCATTATATTTTTACGGCCACAAAAAAAAATAA
- a CDS encoding HU family DNA-binding protein has product MNKSELIDAMAKDAGITKVAAKAALESFVANVTATLKKKDGKVALVGFGTFSVAERAARQGINPATKKPIKIAAKKVAKFKAGADLAAAVSGAKKK; this is encoded by the coding sequence ATGAACAAGTCTGAATTAATCGACGCAATGGCAAAAGATGCCGGTATTACTAAAGTTGCTGCTAAAGCTGCTCTTGAATCTTTCGTTGCTAACGTAACTGCTACTCTTAAGAAAAAAGATGGTAAAGTTGCTTTAGTTGGTTTTGGTACTTTCTCAGTAGCTGAAAGAGCTGCAAGACAAGGTATTAACCCTGCAACTAAAAAACCAATCAAAATTGCTGCTAAAAAAGTTGCAAAATTCAAAGCTGGTGCTGATTTAGCTGCTGCTGTTTCTGGTGCTAAAAAGAAATAA
- a CDS encoding VF530 family protein, with translation MEQTSKDPLHGKRLDAILEELVDYYNGFDELGKQINIRCFNENPSINSSLKFLRKTDWARKKVESLYLYVLRQKKKKGLL, from the coding sequence ATGGAACAGACATCTAAAGATCCTTTACATGGAAAAAGATTAGACGCCATTCTGGAAGAATTGGTAGACTATTATAATGGTTTCGATGAACTGGGGAAGCAAATTAATATCCGTTGTTTTAACGAAAATCCGAGCATTAACTCTTCGCTTAAATTCTTACGAAAAACAGATTGGGCAAGGAAAAAAGTAGAAAGCCTTTATCTTTATGTATTAAGACAAAAGAAGAAAAAAGGTTTACTTTAA
- a CDS encoding YqgE/AlgH family protein: protein MNNSYKGKILISTPDISGDIFSRSVVLIIEHDAHGAFGFILNKKNYLLSENMHHLLGHEIDVYEGGPVENNRVFFMVKGKPITSEYLSIDEEFYITEQQEEVVTAMVNNDLNKNDVKIFTGYSGWSPYQLDQEIKNKMWTVVDSFQLDYTSPNDQTLWKKIMQNLGGDYLLWANSPEDVSLN, encoded by the coding sequence ATGAATAATTCTTACAAAGGTAAAATTTTAATTTCTACACCTGATATTTCAGGCGATATATTTTCTCGCTCTGTAGTTTTAATTATAGAGCATGATGCTCATGGCGCTTTCGGATTTATCTTGAATAAAAAAAATTACTTATTGAGCGAAAACATGCACCATTTATTAGGGCATGAGATAGATGTCTATGAAGGCGGCCCTGTAGAGAATAATCGAGTGTTTTTTATGGTAAAAGGAAAACCCATCACTTCTGAATACTTATCGATTGATGAAGAGTTTTATATTACCGAACAGCAAGAAGAAGTGGTGACAGCCATGGTAAATAATGACCTCAATAAAAATGATGTAAAAATTTTTACTGGATATTCTGGATGGAGCCCTTATCAGTTAGATCAAGAAATTAAAAATAAAATGTGGACAGTGGTAGATTCTTTCCAACTAGATTACACCTCACCAAATGACCAAACGCTCTGGAAAAAAATTATGCAAAATCTAGGCGGAGATTACTTGCTCTGGGCCAATTCTCCCGAAGATGTGAGTTTGAATTAA
- a CDS encoding YchJ family protein encodes MMNCPCCSGKLYQECCELFHSKKEFPKTAEELMRSRYAAFAIPNGEYLWQTTLPSKRKFHDKSELEAWGKENTWTKLEIINSSEKEVEFKAYFTDKFGKENIHHELSTFKKVDKKWYYVSGKFLD; translated from the coding sequence ATGATGAATTGCCCTTGTTGTTCAGGAAAATTATACCAAGAATGTTGCGAACTGTTTCATTCTAAAAAAGAGTTTCCCAAAACTGCGGAAGAACTGATGCGTTCTCGTTATGCTGCATTTGCCATTCCGAATGGAGAATATTTATGGCAAACCACATTGCCCAGCAAAAGAAAATTCCATGACAAAAGTGAATTGGAAGCTTGGGGAAAAGAAAACACTTGGACAAAACTGGAAATCATCAATTCCAGCGAAAAAGAAGTAGAATTTAAAGCCTATTTCACAGATAAATTTGGGAAAGAAAACATTCATCATGAGTTATCTACTTTTAAAAAGGTAGATAAAAAATGGTATTATGTTTCGGGAAAATTTTTAGATTAA
- a CDS encoding aspartate aminotransferase family protein encodes MKQEFFKYQAQTTPYAAGFEVEKAEGSYIYGKDGRAYLDFVAGVSANTLGHSHPKVVNAIKEQADKYLHVMVYGEYAQEKPVELCQLLAAATPEPLEVTYLVNSGAEAIDGALKLAKRYTGREEIISMKNSYHGNTHGALSVSGNEFHKREFRPLLPMISFIEFNNEEEFSKITEKTACVIAETIQGAAGFLKPSQNYFKNLKKRCEEVGALLILDEIQPGFGRTGKLFSFEHYDMVPDILVMGKGMGGGVPVGAFMSSAEIMKSLQHSPKLGHITTFGGNPLIAAASYATLKEVLESGLMNEVDEKEKLFRELLVHPKIKKVNGRGLMLAVELESPGYTLDVAKRCMEKGLIVFWQLYRNEFMRISPPLTISKEEIKKGCEIILEALNDH; translated from the coding sequence ATGAAACAAGAGTTTTTTAAATATCAAGCGCAAACTACACCTTATGCAGCAGGTTTCGAAGTAGAAAAAGCAGAAGGAAGTTATATTTATGGTAAAGATGGTAGAGCTTATTTAGATTTTGTAGCGGGAGTTTCTGCCAATACTTTAGGGCATTCTCATCCTAAAGTGGTTAATGCAATTAAAGAACAGGCAGATAAATATCTTCATGTAATGGTTTATGGGGAATATGCTCAAGAAAAACCAGTAGAATTATGTCAACTTTTAGCTGCCGCTACTCCAGAACCTTTAGAAGTTACCTACTTGGTAAATTCTGGAGCAGAAGCCATTGATGGAGCATTGAAATTAGCGAAAAGATACACGGGAAGAGAAGAAATTATCTCCATGAAAAATTCTTATCATGGCAATACCCATGGCGCTTTGTCGGTTTCGGGAAATGAGTTTCACAAAAGAGAATTTCGTCCGCTGTTGCCTATGATTTCCTTCATAGAATTTAATAATGAAGAAGAATTTTCTAAAATTACTGAAAAAACAGCTTGTGTTATCGCCGAAACCATTCAAGGAGCTGCTGGTTTTTTGAAGCCTTCTCAAAATTATTTCAAAAATTTGAAAAAAAGATGTGAAGAAGTTGGGGCTTTATTAATCCTAGACGAAATACAGCCAGGTTTTGGGAGAACAGGTAAATTGTTTTCTTTCGAGCATTATGATATGGTTCCAGATATTCTCGTGATGGGAAAAGGCATGGGAGGTGGAGTTCCTGTTGGAGCTTTTATGAGTTCTGCAGAAATAATGAAATCTCTTCAGCATTCTCCTAAACTAGGACACATTACTACTTTTGGTGGCAATCCACTAATTGCAGCTGCTAGTTATGCTACTTTAAAAGAAGTTTTAGAAAGTGGTTTAATGAATGAAGTAGATGAAAAAGAGAAACTGTTCAGAGAATTATTGGTTCACCCTAAAATTAAAAAAGTAAACGGCAGAGGATTAATGCTCGCGGTAGAATTAGAATCACCAGGATATACATTAGACGTAGCGAAACGTTGTATGGAAAAAGGACTCATTGTTTTTTGGCAACTCTACCGAAACGAATTTATGAGGATTTCTCCACCTTTAACTATTAGTAAAGAAGAGATAAAAAAAGGTTGCGAAATTATTTTAGAAGCTTTAAATGACCATTAA
- a CDS encoding START-like domain-containing protein yields the protein MTKHKVQFEYTMHCLSEILYEYMATAEGLSEWFADEAVERGDDFYFSWNGGPAEKATLIRYKPESFVRFRWEEDEGTKYFFEMTIIIDEITNDLSLNITDFCEKGDEEETRLYWDNLIENLQIKLGAA from the coding sequence ATGACGAAACATAAGGTACAGTTTGAATATACAATGCATTGTCTTTCAGAGATTTTGTATGAATATATGGCAACTGCAGAAGGCCTTTCAGAATGGTTTGCAGATGAAGCAGTAGAAAGAGGTGATGATTTTTATTTCAGTTGGAATGGTGGTCCCGCAGAAAAAGCGACATTAATCAGATATAAACCTGAATCTTTTGTACGTTTCCGTTGGGAAGAAGATGAAGGAACTAAATATTTCTTCGAAATGACTATTATAATTGATGAAATTACTAATGATCTTTCTCTTAATATCACAGATTTCTGCGAAAAAGGAGATGAAGAAGAAACCAGATTATATTGGGATAATCTCATCGAAAATTTACAAATCAAACTAGGCGCAGCTTAA
- a CDS encoding FKBP-type peptidyl-prolyl cis-trans isomerase: MTIDNKHVVALNYILHTDGENNEKVLVEKSDAGNPLTFLYGVGMMIPKFEESIKGLTSGDKASFTILPAEGYGERNPQAVAQLPLDMFNESGMPPVGAILPLSDNQGNNFQAVVVEVTSEAVVADLNHPMAGKTLYFDVEIVDHREATEEELAHGHAHGIDGNSGH, from the coding sequence ATGACAATAGACAACAAACACGTAGTTGCATTAAACTACATTCTTCACACAGATGGAGAAAATAACGAAAAAGTTCTTGTAGAAAAATCAGATGCGGGAAATCCGCTTACATTTTTATATGGAGTGGGAATGATGATTCCAAAATTTGAAGAAAGCATCAAAGGATTAACTTCTGGCGATAAAGCTTCTTTCACTATTTTGCCAGCAGAAGGTTACGGCGAAAGAAATCCTCAAGCAGTAGCACAATTGCCTTTGGATATGTTCAATGAGTCAGGAATGCCACCAGTAGGTGCAATTCTTCCACTTTCAGATAACCAAGGAAATAATTTTCAAGCAGTGGTGGTAGAAGTTACTTCAGAAGCTGTAGTAGCAGATCTTAATCACCCAATGGCTGGAAAAACTTTATACTTCGATGTAGAAATCGTAGATCATAGAGAGGCTACTGAAGAAGAACTAGCACATGGACATGCGCACGGAATTGATGGTAACTCTGGTCACTAA